In one Dermatophilaceae bacterium Sec6.4 genomic region, the following are encoded:
- a CDS encoding phosphoglycerate kinase: protein MRTIEDLGDLRGKKVLLRSDLNVPLDGEGNITDDGRVRASVPTIRRLAAAGARVIVCAHLGRPKGAPDAKYSLRPAADRLAELLDQPVPLAEDTVGPSAQAVVQALRDGEVAMLENLRFNVGETSTDVAERAEFADALAGLADVFVSDGFGVVHRKQASVYDVAERLPQAAGALIEQEVEVLQRLTSPARPYAVVLGGAKVSDKLGVIENLLAHADMLLIGGGMVFTFLAAQGHEVGNSLLEKDQIDRVAGYLAAAENRGVDIVLPTDIVAASAFSADADHDVVAADAIPADRMGLDIGPESAKLFARKISGARTVFWNGPMGAFEMAPFAAGTETVARALAESTKSGAYTVIGGGDSAAAVRQAGFADDDFSHISTGGGASLEYLEGKTLPGLAVLEN, encoded by the coding sequence ATGCGCACGATCGAGGATCTCGGCGACCTACGGGGTAAAAAGGTGCTGCTGCGCAGTGACCTGAATGTTCCGCTGGACGGCGAGGGCAACATCACCGACGACGGTCGGGTGCGGGCATCGGTGCCTACCATCCGGCGCCTGGCAGCTGCAGGAGCACGCGTCATCGTGTGCGCCCACCTGGGTCGACCCAAGGGCGCACCGGACGCGAAGTACTCGCTGCGCCCGGCCGCCGACCGTCTCGCCGAGCTCCTCGATCAGCCGGTTCCGCTCGCTGAGGACACCGTCGGTCCGTCAGCGCAGGCAGTTGTGCAGGCGCTGCGTGACGGTGAGGTCGCCATGTTGGAGAATCTGCGTTTCAACGTGGGAGAGACCAGCACGGACGTCGCTGAGCGCGCCGAATTCGCCGATGCCCTCGCCGGACTGGCTGACGTCTTCGTCAGCGACGGATTCGGCGTGGTACACCGCAAGCAGGCCAGTGTGTATGACGTGGCCGAGCGACTACCGCAGGCCGCGGGCGCCCTCATCGAGCAGGAGGTCGAGGTGCTGCAGCGACTGACCAGTCCCGCCCGCCCGTACGCCGTCGTCCTTGGTGGCGCGAAGGTCTCCGACAAACTCGGTGTCATCGAAAACCTGCTGGCGCATGCCGACATGCTGCTCATCGGCGGAGGCATGGTCTTCACCTTCCTGGCTGCCCAGGGGCATGAGGTGGGTAATTCGCTACTTGAGAAGGACCAGATCGATCGGGTCGCTGGGTACCTGGCAGCTGCCGAGAACCGTGGGGTCGACATTGTGCTGCCCACCGATATCGTTGCTGCGTCAGCTTTTTCGGCTGACGCCGACCATGACGTAGTCGCGGCGGACGCGATCCCAGCAGACCGGATGGGACTGGACATCGGCCCAGAATCGGCGAAACTGTTCGCCCGCAAGATTTCCGGTGCGCGGACCGTCTTCTGGAACGGCCCGATGGGTGCGTTCGAGATGGCGCCGTTCGCGGCCGGGACGGAGACGGTGGCCCGCGCACTGGCGGAGAGCACGAAGTCAGGTGCCTACACCGTCATCGGCGGTGGGGATTCCGCCGCTGCGGTCCGCCAGGCCGGTTTCGCCGACGACGACTTCTCGCACATCTCCACCGGTGGTGGCGCGAGTCTGGAATACCTCGAAGGCAAGACCCTTCCCGGGCTTGCGGTGCTGGAGAACTGA
- the tpiA gene encoding triose-phosphate isomerase, producing the protein MAGNWKMNLDHQQATVLVQKLDWTLRDKRHDFAQVEVAVIPPFTDIRSVQTLIDGDKLHLKFGAQDVSVHDAGAYTGEISGAFLAKLGCSYAVVGHSERREYHHEDDAVVAAKVAAAYRHGVTPLLCVGEALDVREAGEQVPFVIGQLNVALAGLSAEQAASIVIAYEPVWAIGTGEVATPEDAQEVCAAIRGRLAQLFSSVVADGVRVLYGGSVKSGNVASIMAQPDVDGALVGGASTDASEFAAICRYQSHVGGA; encoded by the coding sequence ATGGCGGGCAACTGGAAGATGAACCTGGACCACCAGCAGGCAACGGTGCTGGTGCAGAAACTGGATTGGACGCTGCGCGACAAGCGGCATGACTTCGCGCAGGTCGAGGTCGCCGTCATACCGCCCTTCACAGACATCCGCTCGGTGCAGACGCTGATCGACGGCGACAAGCTGCATTTGAAGTTCGGCGCGCAGGATGTCTCTGTCCATGACGCGGGTGCGTACACCGGGGAGATCTCCGGCGCGTTCCTGGCCAAGCTCGGATGTAGCTACGCCGTGGTCGGACACAGCGAACGTCGCGAGTACCACCACGAGGACGATGCGGTGGTGGCGGCGAAGGTCGCGGCTGCCTACCGGCACGGCGTGACCCCGTTGCTCTGCGTGGGTGAAGCGCTCGACGTGCGGGAGGCCGGTGAACAAGTTCCGTTCGTCATCGGACAGCTGAACGTGGCGCTGGCCGGGCTGAGCGCAGAGCAGGCGGCGTCCATCGTGATCGCCTACGAGCCCGTCTGGGCCATCGGCACCGGTGAGGTCGCAACCCCAGAAGACGCCCAAGAAGTGTGCGCAGCAATCCGCGGGCGGCTGGCACAGCTGTTCTCCAGCGTCGTCGCCGACGGTGTCCGCGTGCTGTACGGCGGCTCGGTGAAGTCCGGGAATGTCGCGTCGATCATGGCGCAGCCTGACGTCGACGGAGCTCTCGTGGGCGGCGCTTCGACCGATGCCTCCGAATTCGCTGCCATCTGCCGCTATCAGTCCCATGTCGGTGGAGCCTGA